From the Paenibacillus segetis genome, one window contains:
- a CDS encoding RNA polymerase sigma factor: MVYDQSLKQDEAHNNFARWVQSHQSGLRQYCRSLTGCSEEADDLVQETWLKVWMVALKKGEELDINKSFLYQIASHVWIDRYRKKKITTDSLPVDEDLPNDKQIDSFNLWMAMETMVTRLPVNQRITLLLMDVFRYTAGETAELLNSTEGAVKAVLHRARMKLRTVKEISSEIDDTDTNKIEPGQSKVDEKIVYAYLEAFREQNTTALIMLMNDNSSLDVVPAMLNRRRDNQVQRVSKLVSNTTPYAIAA; this comes from the coding sequence ATGGTTTATGATCAAAGCCTGAAACAAGATGAGGCACATAATAATTTTGCCCGGTGGGTCCAGTCGCATCAGTCCGGATTAAGGCAGTATTGTCGCTCCCTCACAGGGTGTTCTGAAGAAGCTGATGATCTTGTGCAGGAGACGTGGTTGAAGGTTTGGATGGTTGCATTAAAGAAGGGTGAGGAACTGGATATCAACAAATCCTTTTTGTATCAAATCGCGAGCCATGTATGGATCGATCGGTACCGTAAGAAGAAGATTACAACTGATTCGTTACCGGTAGACGAAGACTTACCTAATGACAAACAGATCGATTCGTTTAACCTTTGGATGGCGATGGAAACGATGGTAACTCGTCTACCAGTTAATCAGCGCATAACACTGTTGTTAATGGATGTTTTTCGGTATACCGCAGGGGAAACAGCAGAGTTGCTAAATTCAACTGAAGGGGCGGTAAAGGCGGTACTTCATCGTGCCCGTATGAAGCTAAGAACGGTGAAGGAGATCTCCAGCGAGATCGATGATACAGACACGAATAAGATTGAACCAGGGCAATCCAAGGTCGATGAGAAAATCGTATATGCTTATCTGGAAGCTTTTAGAGAGCAGAATACGACAGCCTTAATTATGCTAATGAATGATAATAGCTCATTGGATGTGGTCCCAGCTATGCTAAATCGTCGCAGAGACAATCAGGTGCAAAGAGTATCTAAATTGGTGAGTAATACAACTCCATATGCCATTGCGGCTTAA
- the clpP gene encoding ATP-dependent Clp endopeptidase proteolytic subunit ClpP → MSTVIPYVIEQTGHGERSYDIYSRLLKDRIIFLGSAIDDQVANSITAQMLLLAAEDPEKDIHFYINSPGGSTSAGFAIYDTMKYVKPDVQTICSGMAASFAAILLLSGTKGKRFALPNSEIMIHQPHGGVQGQASDIEISARRIIRIRERLNSIAAEQTGQPIERIAKDMDRDYFMSAEEALEYGVIDKVIHQERA, encoded by the coding sequence ATGAGTACAGTTATTCCATATGTCATTGAACAAACAGGTCACGGGGAGCGTTCCTATGATATTTACTCAAGATTGCTGAAGGATCGCATTATCTTTCTAGGCTCTGCAATCGATGATCAGGTTGCCAACAGCATTACTGCACAGATGCTATTGCTTGCTGCTGAAGACCCGGAGAAAGATATTCATTTTTATATTAATAGTCCTGGTGGATCGACCTCAGCTGGGTTCGCCATCTATGATACGATGAAATATGTGAAACCGGATGTGCAGACGATTTGTTCGGGTATGGCCGCATCCTTTGCTGCGATCTTGTTGTTATCTGGAACAAAGGGCAAGCGTTTTGCGCTCCCTAACAGTGAGATTATGATTCATCAGCCTCATGGTGGTGTCCAAGGACAGGCAAGTGATATCGAGATCAGTGCGAGACGAATTATTCGGATCCGCGAGAGACTAAATAGCATTGCTGCAGAGCAAACGGGTCAGCCGATAGAACGAATTGCCAAGGATATGGACCGGGATTATTTCATGTCTGCGGAGGAAGCCCTCGAGTATGGAGTAATAGATAAAGTCATCCATCAAGAAAGAGCATAG
- the guaB gene encoding IMP dehydrogenase encodes MWESKFNKEGLTFDDVLLVPRKSEVLPKEVDVSTRLSDKVKLNIPLISAGMDTVTEAALAIAIAREGGMGVIHKNMSIEQQAEEVDRVKRSESGVITNPFSLTPDHLVSDAEVVMGKFRISGVPIVDDTKKLVGILTNRDLRFVHDYSIKISEVMTHENLVTAPVGTTLQEAEGILQKHKIEKLPLVDENNILKGLITIKDIEKAIQFPNAAKDSQGRLIVAGAIGIGKDTFERTDALVKAGVDAITVDSAHGHHINIIEAVAGLRARYPELTIIAGNVATGEATRALIEAGASVVKVGIGPGSICTTRVIAGIGVPQITAIYDCASVAREYGIPIIADGGIKYSGEITKAIAAGAHAVMLGSLFAGTEESPGESEIYQGRRYKVYRGMGSLGAMKMGSKDRYFQEDDKKLVPEGIEGRVAYKGPLSDTIHQLLGGLRSGMGYCGTPSLDVLRNDTQFIRITGAGLRESHPHDVQITKEAPNYSV; translated from the coding sequence GTGTGGGAGAGTAAATTTAATAAAGAAGGCTTAACGTTTGATGATGTTCTATTGGTTCCACGTAAATCGGAAGTGCTACCTAAAGAGGTTGATGTGTCCACAAGACTCAGCGATAAGGTAAAGCTGAACATTCCATTAATTAGTGCAGGGATGGATACGGTAACGGAGGCTGCCTTGGCGATAGCGATCGCTAGAGAGGGTGGCATGGGGGTCATCCATAAGAATATGTCGATCGAACAACAAGCCGAAGAAGTGGATCGGGTAAAACGTTCGGAGAGCGGTGTAATTACCAATCCATTCTCACTTACACCGGATCATCTTGTCTCGGATGCGGAAGTTGTCATGGGCAAATTCAGAATTTCTGGTGTGCCTATTGTTGATGATACGAAAAAACTCGTAGGTATTCTTACCAATCGTGACCTACGCTTTGTCCACGATTATAGTATTAAGATCAGTGAAGTCATGACACATGAGAACCTGGTAACAGCGCCTGTAGGAACAACTCTTCAAGAGGCTGAAGGCATTCTTCAAAAGCACAAAATTGAGAAGCTGCCATTGGTTGACGAGAACAACATCCTTAAAGGTCTTATTACCATTAAAGATATTGAGAAAGCCATTCAATTCCCTAATGCAGCCAAAGATTCTCAAGGCCGATTAATCGTTGCGGGCGCTATCGGGATTGGTAAAGATACATTTGAACGGACTGACGCACTAGTTAAAGCGGGTGTAGATGCGATTACTGTGGATTCAGCGCATGGCCACCATATCAATATTATCGAGGCTGTAGCTGGCCTACGTGCACGTTATCCGGAGCTTACAATTATTGCTGGTAACGTAGCTACAGGTGAAGCTACACGAGCTCTAATTGAAGCGGGAGCATCTGTTGTCAAAGTCGGCATTGGTCCAGGCTCTATTTGTACAACACGGGTTATCGCTGGTATCGGCGTACCGCAAATTACAGCCATTTATGATTGTGCTTCAGTAGCACGTGAATATGGAATTCCAATTATCGCTGACGGAGGTATTAAATACTCTGGTGAGATCACCAAGGCGATTGCTGCAGGCGCTCACGCGGTTATGTTGGGTAGTTTGTTTGCTGGTACAGAGGAAAGCCCAGGCGAGTCAGAGATTTATCAGGGTCGCCGCTACAAGGTATACAGAGGTATGGGTTCACTCGGCGCTATGAAGATGGGTAGTAAAGACCGTTATTTCCAAGAGGACGATAAGAAGCTTGTGCCAGAAGGAATCGAAGGTCGTGTTGCTTATAAAGGACCACTTTCCGATACGATTCACCAATTGCTTGGCGGTCTACGTTCCGGTATGGGATATTGTGGTACACCATCTCTAGATGTATTGCGTAATGATACACAATTTATTCGGATCACAGGAGCAGGCCTTCGCGAAAGTCATCCTCATGATGTTCAAATCACGAAGGAAGCACCTAACTATTCTGTTTAA
- a CDS encoding D-alanyl-D-alanine carboxypeptidase family protein produces the protein MKLKKSKPTTTKRHLVRKSVASVLLLNMLCFSLVPAMALAEGTQGTQTEAPSTKPASQKNAASKIPSVESLDLQVRSAILLEPVSGQVLLNVNGDLALPPASMTKMMTEYIVADLVKKGQFAWDDVVTVRKNAAKTVGSRIFLAEGDQHTIEELYTAMAMASANDATVALAEHVAGSELAFVDMMNEEAKRMGMKTAHFANSTGLDIKDMPKEFQPDSTEETVMSAMDAAILAKYIVTDHPDFNRFTTIQSKKFRERDKQPMINLNYMLEANKSVTNFKQFAYEGMDGLKTGHTANAGNCFTGTAIRNGVRYISVVMGTSSEKSRFVETRKVLDYGFNNFETKQIVAPKVTVAGSEFVTVKKAKDTQVPLVTDQGVDFVIPKGADTSTLEAKVTMNNETLTAPLKQGTKVGTVTYSYKPAGMDQTLEKTVNLITAQDAEKANWFKLFMRAIGEFFGDLFNGIKNLF, from the coding sequence TTGAAACTTAAAAAATCTAAACCAACAACTACAAAACGGCATCTGGTTCGCAAAAGTGTTGCTTCTGTTTTGTTACTGAACATGTTGTGCTTCTCTCTGGTTCCCGCAATGGCTTTGGCAGAAGGAACTCAAGGAACTCAAACAGAAGCTCCATCAACGAAACCGGCATCTCAAAAGAATGCAGCTAGTAAGATTCCTAGCGTAGAATCGCTAGACCTACAGGTTCGATCTGCTATTTTGCTAGAACCAGTATCTGGCCAAGTACTACTTAATGTAAATGGAGATTTAGCACTTCCTCCAGCGAGTATGACGAAGATGATGACCGAATACATTGTGGCCGATCTCGTCAAAAAAGGACAATTTGCGTGGGATGATGTCGTGACGGTTCGGAAGAATGCCGCCAAAACGGTAGGCTCACGAATTTTCCTAGCAGAGGGAGATCAACATACAATAGAAGAGTTGTATACTGCTATGGCAATGGCATCTGCAAATGATGCTACGGTTGCGTTGGCAGAGCATGTTGCTGGCTCGGAATTGGCGTTTGTAGATATGATGAATGAAGAGGCAAAGCGGATGGGGATGAAGACAGCTCATTTTGCTAACTCTACAGGGCTAGACATTAAGGATATGCCTAAGGAATTCCAACCGGATAGCACGGAGGAAACGGTCATGTCTGCGATGGATGCAGCGATTCTAGCAAAGTATATCGTAACCGACCATCCCGACTTTAACCGATTCACTACGATTCAATCCAAGAAATTCCGTGAACGGGACAAGCAACCGATGATTAACCTGAACTATATGCTCGAAGCAAATAAAAGTGTTACCAACTTCAAACAGTTTGCCTATGAAGGCATGGATGGTTTGAAGACCGGACATACCGCAAATGCGGGAAACTGCTTCACCGGGACTGCTATTAGGAACGGAGTAAGGTATATAAGTGTTGTCATGGGCACATCGAGTGAAAAATCTCGTTTCGTTGAGACTCGCAAGGTACTTGATTATGGATTTAATAACTTTGAAACGAAGCAGATTGTTGCTCCAAAGGTAACGGTTGCTGGTAGTGAATTTGTTACAGTGAAGAAAGCTAAAGACACTCAGGTTCCTCTTGTTACTGATCAAGGGGTGGACTTTGTTATTCCTAAAGGTGCTGACACAAGCACGTTGGAAGCTAAGGTGACGATGAATAATGAGACGTTAACGGCTCCATTGAAGCAGGGGACAAAGGTTGGAACGGTCACGTACTCCTATAAACCGGCTGGAATGGATCAAACACTGGAAAAAACAGTTAACCTGATTACCGCTCAAGATGCGGAGAAGGCAAATTGGTTCAAGTTGTTCATGCGTGCCATTGGTGAGTTCTTCGGAGACCTATTTAATGGAATCAAAAATCTGTTTTAA
- the pdxS gene encoding pyridoxal 5'-phosphate synthase lyase subunit PdxS, which produces METGTSRVKRGMADMQKGGVIMDVMNAEQAKIAEAAGATAVMALERVPSDIRAAGGVARMADPTIVEEVMKVVTIPVMAKARIGHFVEAKVLESLGVDYLDESEVLTPADEVFHIDKRDFTVPFVCGAKDLGEALRRISEGASMIRTKGEPGTGNIVEAVRHMRLINSQIRKVQSLSKDELYAEAKNLGVAYELLLEVHETGKLQVVNFAAGGVATPADAALMMHLGADGVFVGSGIFKSESPEKFARAIVEATTHYTDYKLIAEVSKNLGAPMKGIEISKLSPSERMSERGW; this is translated from the coding sequence ATGGAAACCGGAACATCGCGGGTAAAAAGAGGTATGGCTGATATGCAAAAAGGTGGCGTCATTATGGATGTCATGAACGCCGAACAAGCTAAAATAGCTGAGGCGGCAGGTGCAACGGCTGTTATGGCTTTGGAACGTGTCCCTTCAGATATCCGGGCAGCTGGTGGAGTTGCTCGTATGGCAGACCCAACCATTGTTGAGGAAGTTATGAAAGTGGTCACCATTCCGGTTATGGCGAAGGCTCGCATAGGACATTTCGTTGAAGCGAAAGTTCTGGAATCTCTTGGGGTAGACTATCTAGATGAGAGCGAAGTTCTTACACCCGCTGATGAAGTATTCCATATCGACAAACGTGATTTCACAGTCCCATTTGTATGCGGAGCTAAGGATCTTGGCGAGGCATTGCGCCGGATTAGTGAAGGAGCATCGATGATTCGGACCAAGGGTGAACCTGGAACAGGTAACATCGTTGAGGCCGTTCGTCATATGCGTCTCATTAATAGTCAAATTCGTAAGGTACAGAGCTTGTCCAAAGATGAGCTATATGCTGAAGCGAAGAACTTGGGCGTAGCCTATGAATTGCTGCTTGAAGTGCATGAGACTGGTAAATTGCAGGTTGTTAACTTCGCTGCAGGTGGTGTGGCTACGCCGGCAGATGCAGCACTCATGATGCATTTGGGAGCCGATGGTGTATTCGTGGGTTCAGGTATTTTCAAATCGGAGAGTCCTGAGAAATTTGCCCGCGCAATTGTAGAAGCAACCACACATTATACTGACTATAAACTGATTGCCGAAGTTTCCAAGAATTTGGGAGCGCCTATGAAAGGTATTGAAATTTCGAAATTGTCGCCGTCTGAGCGGATGTCTGAGCGCGGCTGGTAA
- the pdxT gene encoding pyridoxal 5'-phosphate synthase glutaminase subunit PdxT has translation MKVGVLALQGAVAEHIASIQSAGAEGVPVKHPEQLGEIDGLIIPGGESTTIGKLMRKYGFIEAITEFSHQGKPIFGTCAGLIVLAKGIEGEEEAHLGLMDITVSRNAFGRQRESFETDLEVKGLTEPLRAVFIRAPLITSVADGVEVLATYRDEIVTARQGHLLVSSFHPELTEDYSLHKYFVEMIQRSHVAVK, from the coding sequence ATGAAGGTGGGAGTATTGGCGCTACAAGGCGCTGTTGCAGAACATATTGCAAGCATACAAAGTGCTGGAGCCGAAGGAGTGCCTGTGAAGCACCCCGAGCAACTGGGAGAAATCGATGGTTTGATTATTCCTGGCGGTGAGAGCACGACGATTGGTAAGTTGATGAGAAAGTATGGCTTCATCGAGGCTATTACGGAGTTTTCGCATCAAGGCAAGCCGATCTTTGGTACTTGCGCCGGATTGATTGTCTTGGCCAAGGGAATTGAGGGCGAGGAAGAGGCCCACCTAGGCTTAATGGACATTACAGTCTCTCGTAACGCCTTCGGACGTCAACGGGAGAGTTTCGAGACAGACCTTGAGGTAAAGGGACTTACAGAGCCACTGCGTGCTGTGTTTATTCGTGCTCCGCTCATCACTTCAGTAGCCGATGGAGTTGAAGTATTGGCTACTTATCGTGATGAGATTGTCACAGCCCGTCAGGGGCATCTCCTCGTGTCATCGTTCCACCCAGAACTGACAGAGGATTATTCGTTGCATAAGTATTTTGTAGAAATGATTCAAAGAAGTCATGTAGCAGTAAAATAG
- the serS gene encoding serine--tRNA ligase, which produces MLDVKILRNEYQRVEEALKNRGKSLNLISGFPPLDEKRRELLQESESLKSRRNTVSAEVAKRKKNKEDADELIVEMREVGDRIKELDDEVRSLEAQIEELTMAIPNIPNDSVPIGASEDDNVEIRRWSEPKSFSFTPKAHWDIAVDLGILDFEAGAKVTGSRFTFYKGLGARLERALINFMMDLHSNEHGYEEMLPPYIVNRDSLYGTGQLPKFEEDLFKLTEDGYYLIPTAEVPVTNYHRDEILTGEELPHHYVAYSSCFRSEAGAAGRDTRGLIRQHQFNKVEMIKIVHPDTSYDELEKMTQNAERVLQLLQLPYRVLALCTGDLGFTAAKTYDLEVWLPESGAYREISSCSNVEDFQARRANIRFRPEPKSKPEFVHTLNGSGLAVGRTVAAILENYQLEDGSVEVPEVLRPYMGNLQIISKRK; this is translated from the coding sequence ATGTTAGATGTTAAAATATTGCGAAATGAATACCAGCGCGTCGAAGAGGCGCTCAAAAATCGGGGAAAATCATTAAACCTTATTTCGGGTTTTCCACCACTGGATGAGAAACGCCGGGAGCTACTGCAGGAGAGCGAGTCGCTGAAGAGCCGCCGCAATACGGTATCTGCGGAAGTAGCTAAGCGGAAGAAGAACAAGGAAGATGCTGATGAACTGATCGTAGAGATGCGCGAAGTTGGCGATCGAATTAAAGAGTTGGATGATGAAGTCCGCTCTCTTGAGGCTCAGATCGAGGAACTGACGATGGCGATCCCTAATATTCCGAATGATAGCGTACCTATTGGCGCTTCGGAAGATGACAATGTGGAAATTCGTCGTTGGAGTGAGCCCAAGTCATTCTCATTTACCCCTAAAGCTCACTGGGACATTGCGGTGGACTTAGGAATTCTAGATTTTGAGGCAGGAGCCAAAGTAACGGGATCACGGTTTACCTTTTATAAAGGCTTAGGTGCACGTTTAGAACGGGCGCTGATCAATTTCATGATGGATTTGCACAGTAATGAGCATGGTTATGAAGAGATGTTGCCACCTTATATCGTTAATCGTGATAGCCTATATGGAACAGGACAACTTCCGAAGTTCGAAGAGGATCTCTTCAAGCTAACGGAGGACGGTTATTATCTGATCCCGACTGCAGAAGTTCCGGTAACGAACTACCACCGCGATGAAATTCTAACAGGTGAAGAATTGCCACATCATTATGTGGCATACAGCTCTTGTTTCCGTTCAGAAGCGGGTGCTGCCGGCCGTGATACGCGGGGCTTGATCCGCCAACATCAATTCAACAAGGTTGAGATGATCAAAATTGTTCATCCTGATACCTCATATGATGAATTGGAGAAAATGACGCAGAACGCAGAACGTGTGTTGCAATTGCTGCAATTGCCTTATCGTGTACTTGCGCTATGTACAGGTGATTTAGGTTTCACCGCTGCAAAAACGTATGACCTTGAAGTATGGTTACCGGAGTCGGGTGCGTATAGAGAAATCTCCTCTTGCTCTAATGTTGAAGATTTCCAAGCTCGTCGGGCGAATATTCGCTTCCGTCCAGAGCCTAAATCGAAGCCAGAATTTGTGCATACATTGAATGGATCAGGGCTAGCAGTAGGTCGAACCGTAGCAGCGATTCTGGAAAATTATCAATTGGAAGACGGAAGTGTAGAAGTGCCGGAAGTACTTCGTCCTTACATGGGTAATTTGCAGATCATCTCCAAAAGAAAATAA
- a CDS encoding extracellular solute-binding protein, translated as MCVRTKQKKGITLLLVTVMALTLLSGCGSADSKGNGGTEKKSDTAAFNKEGYPIVNEKLSLSIMAPDMGIQNWKDMPVMQEMEKLTGISIEYLNAPRDSFDTKKNLVFASGDYPDIFFGAKLTQAEELNYGGQGILIPLEDLINEYAPNIKKVLDDHPDIRKSITAPDGHIYSLPRIELFQPWYRNPMWYNSKMLKALDVKKIPETTEELYTLLKRVRDEDPNGNGIQDEIPLSSSNGTSKLRDIRTWILGSFGANEEEIYVDDQEKVHYTPMEEPYKAYLTYMNRLWNENLLDHESFSQTDDQKKAKIKNNQVLLFSEWNAYMALGGEPSTEDVMYSPVKSDMVDTPSIARNKGFATGTFAISSSNPAPEASIRWVDYMYTTEGSMLFNKGPEGTLWKYTDDSKTKIEYLPVPNGEDREEYRSKLTPNYGVGTPMVVPDELSKNEFEEWIAMESQTKLIDRGAKVPFPALFLTADESTEVTTLRSDLSTYVAQMEAKFITGQESLDNWNKYVDTLKKMGGERLAEVYQTAYDRWKNS; from the coding sequence ATGTGTGTGCGTACAAAACAGAAAAAGGGCATAACGCTATTATTGGTTACAGTGATGGCGCTTACGTTGCTCAGTGGTTGCGGTTCAGCGGATAGCAAGGGTAACGGGGGAACAGAGAAGAAGTCGGATACAGCTGCATTCAACAAAGAGGGATATCCTATTGTTAATGAGAAATTGTCGCTATCCATAATGGCTCCAGATATGGGGATTCAGAATTGGAAGGACATGCCTGTTATGCAGGAGATGGAGAAACTGACAGGGATCAGTATTGAATACTTAAATGCACCACGAGATAGCTTTGACACGAAGAAAAATCTAGTGTTTGCAAGTGGGGATTATCCTGACATTTTCTTTGGAGCTAAGTTGACTCAAGCTGAGGAATTGAACTATGGAGGACAAGGTATCCTAATTCCCCTCGAAGATTTGATTAATGAGTATGCGCCAAACATCAAAAAAGTTCTAGATGATCATCCGGATATTCGTAAATCCATTACCGCTCCGGACGGACATATTTACTCCTTGCCTCGGATCGAGTTGTTCCAACCGTGGTACAGAAATCCAATGTGGTATAACAGTAAGATGTTAAAGGCTTTGGATGTGAAGAAAATTCCTGAGACAACAGAAGAATTGTACACGCTTTTGAAACGTGTTAGAGACGAGGATCCTAACGGTAACGGTATTCAGGATGAAATTCCTCTTTCATCTTCTAACGGTACAAGTAAATTAAGAGATATCCGTACTTGGATCCTTGGATCTTTTGGGGCAAATGAAGAAGAAATCTATGTTGATGACCAGGAAAAGGTGCATTATACACCAATGGAAGAGCCCTACAAGGCATATCTAACCTACATGAACAGACTTTGGAATGAGAATTTACTAGATCATGAGTCCTTCTCACAAACCGATGATCAGAAGAAAGCCAAGATTAAAAACAATCAAGTGCTGCTGTTCTCGGAGTGGAATGCATATATGGCACTAGGCGGAGAGCCTAGCACAGAAGATGTAATGTATAGCCCTGTGAAGAGTGATATGGTTGATACTCCTTCTATCGCTAGAAATAAAGGCTTTGCTACGGGTACATTCGCGATTTCTAGCAGTAACCCAGCTCCAGAAGCTTCTATCCGTTGGGTTGATTATATGTACACGACAGAAGGATCTATGTTGTTTAACAAAGGCCCTGAAGGAACACTGTGGAAATATACTGATGATAGCAAAACAAAAATTGAGTATCTACCGGTTCCAAATGGTGAAGATAGAGAAGAATATCGTTCGAAGTTGACTCCTAACTATGGAGTTGGAACACCAATGGTAGTACCTGATGAGCTCTCCAAAAATGAGTTCGAAGAATGGATTGCCATGGAGTCACAAACAAAGCTAATTGATCGTGGAGCAAAAGTTCCGTTCCCAGCTCTGTTCTTGACTGCAGATGAATCCACAGAAGTAACAACACTTCGCTCTGATTTGAGCACATATGTAGCACAGATGGAAGCTAAATTCATTACAGGCCAAGAGTCGTTAGATAATTGGAACAAATACGTCGATACCCTTAAGAAAATGGGTGGAGAACGGTTAGCCGAAGTATATCAAACAGCTTATGATCGTTGGAAGAATAGCTAA
- a CDS encoding glycoside hydrolase family 125 protein, translating to MNLPASISQFLNESDERLAHHPKLQKLFRNCFPNTLETTTKLLDDGTTFVFTGDIPAMWLRDSVEQVRHYIPYAKEDTDLQRILSGLIARQMFYINIDPYTNAFNETANDKHYRATDDCNLNPWMWERKYEIDSLCFPVQLLYSYWKETGQVDVFTDACYQALTSIVNVLITEQHHEQKSPYHFIRQTVQETETLQNNGRGLPVNYTGMSWSAFRPSDDANLFGYNIPGNMFAVVILGHIIEIAKEIYNDTRLAERAEKLRKEIDFGIRTYGIVDHPKYGKIYAYETDGYGNYCLMDDAGTPGLLTIPYIGYAGVDDPIYQNTRRFALSFDNPFYFEGKFAKGIGSPHTPGGYVWHMALSMQALTSNNDEEIKELIQTLIDTDADTGYMHEGFHPDDPSDFSREWFAWSNSLFATLICKAMDKGLV from the coding sequence ATGAATTTACCCGCTTCCATTTCACAATTTCTGAATGAATCCGATGAGCGACTTGCTCATCATCCCAAGCTGCAAAAATTGTTCAGAAACTGCTTCCCTAACACGCTTGAGACAACAACGAAGCTGCTTGACGATGGTACTACCTTCGTATTCACCGGGGATATCCCTGCTATGTGGCTACGTGATTCAGTTGAACAGGTACGTCACTACATCCCTTACGCCAAGGAAGATACAGATTTACAGCGCATCCTCAGCGGTCTAATAGCCCGCCAGATGTTCTATATTAACATCGACCCCTACACTAATGCTTTTAATGAAACGGCCAACGACAAGCATTACAGAGCCACAGACGATTGTAATTTGAATCCTTGGATGTGGGAACGTAAATATGAGATCGATTCTCTTTGCTTCCCGGTTCAGCTTCTCTACTCGTACTGGAAAGAAACAGGGCAAGTTGATGTATTTACAGATGCTTGTTACCAAGCGTTAACATCCATCGTTAATGTTCTCATTACTGAACAGCATCATGAACAGAAGTCACCTTATCACTTTATCCGTCAGACAGTTCAAGAGACAGAGACTTTGCAAAACAACGGACGTGGTCTACCTGTTAACTACACGGGAATGTCTTGGTCTGCCTTCCGTCCAAGTGATGACGCCAATCTATTCGGCTACAACATCCCTGGCAATATGTTCGCTGTTGTGATCCTTGGACATATCATCGAAATCGCCAAGGAAATCTATAATGATACTAGACTCGCTGAGCGCGCTGAGAAGCTACGTAAAGAAATCGATTTTGGTATCCGTACTTATGGTATTGTTGACCATCCGAAATATGGCAAAATATATGCCTATGAAACCGATGGCTATGGTAACTACTGCCTGATGGACGATGCTGGTACTCCAGGACTGCTCACAATCCCTTACATTGGTTATGCAGGAGTAGATGATCCGATCTACCAAAATACACGCAGATTTGCTCTTAGCTTCGATAACCCGTTCTACTTTGAAGGTAAGTTTGCTAAAGGTATCGGCAGTCCACATACACCAGGAGGTTATGTGTGGCATATGGCACTGTCCATGCAAGCACTCACTTCCAACAATGACGAAGAGATCAAAGAATTGATTCAAACCTTAATTGATACGGATGCAGATACCGGTTATATGCACGAAGGGTTCCATCCAGATGATCCTTCTGACTTCTCACGGGAATGGTTCGCTTGGTCCAATAGTCTCTTTGCTACACTGATCTGCAAGGCAATGGATAAAGGGCTCGTATAG